One segment of Podospora pseudopauciseta strain CBS 411.78 chromosome 5 map unlocalized CBS411.78m_5.2, whole genome shotgun sequence DNA contains the following:
- the RAD54 gene encoding DNA-dependent ATPase protein rad54 (EggNog:ENOG503NVQF; COG:L), translating into MATRCLKSTLLPIRAKLSNTGTFLAAYIKTLSSQNLRLLIPNTPAANKENVGAPRSKFPTPQSLDRLRTPFKCPGSATRTVATDRPARKKRRIDYKGTDGDVDPDADKPYTNADRLALANRDANKFPVFQPKDKTTVFRKAFSVPLLNKDSAAYNPNRPPPTLGLRQGAVFVAKPLHDPSGEFAIVLYDPTVDDRPKDAPKPEEKVEEEKIVEPLEHKSLAEILGIKKKIVGEHPRVPVVIDPKLAKILRPHQIEGVKFMYKCVTGMVDEKAHGCIMADEMGLGKTLQCITLLWTLLKQSPDAGKTTIQKAIVACPASLVRNWANELVKWLGPDATTPFAIDGKASKEELTRQLRQWAIATGRAVTRPIIIVSYETLRLNCEELRNTEIGLILCDEGHRLKNNDNKLFTALNGLNVKRRVILSGTPIQNDLSEYFSLISFANPDLLGTHLEFRKRFEIPILRGRDSMASEAERKRGDECLAELATIVNKFVIRRTNDLLSKYLPIKYEHVVFCNLAPFQLDLYNYFLTSPDIQALLRGKGSQPLKAIGILKNLCNHPDLLKLPDDLPGSEQHYPDDYVPRDSRGRDRDIKPWYSGKMQVLDRMLARIRADTNDKIVLISNYTQTLDLFEKLCRSRAYPCLRLDGKMLVNKRQKLVDKFNDPNGDEFVFLLSSKAGGCGLNLIGANRLVLFDPDWNPAADQQALARVWRDGQKKDCFVYRFIATGTIEEKIFQRQSHKQSLSSCVVDSAEDVERHFSLDSLRELFQYRPDTKSDTHDTFKCKRCKPDGKQFIKAPAMLYGDTSTWNHFVNEGLKGIQDLLLRQEMGEREVSAVFQYISH; encoded by the exons ATGGCGACGCGCTGCCTAAAGTCAACATTATTACCAATCCGCGCCAAACTTTCCAACACTGGCACGTTTCTCGCCGCCTACATCAAAACCCTTTCCTCACAGAACTTGCGCCTTTT GATACCAAACACCCCCGCCGCGAACAAGGAGAACGTCGGTGCCCCCCGAAGCAAATTCCCCACACCACAATCACTCGACCGCCTCCGGACGCCGTTCAAATGCCCAGGGTCGGCCACTCGCACCGTTGCTACCGACCGCCCAGCTCGCAAGAAGCGGAGAATCGACTACAAGGGCACAGATGGAGACGTTGATCCGGATGCCGACAAGCCCTACACAAATGCCGACCGGCTAGCCCTGGCGAATCGCGACGCCAACAAGTTCCCAGTATTCCAGCCAAAAGACAAGACCACAGTGTTTCGCAAAGCCTTTTCGGTTCCTCTCCTGAACAAAGATAGCGCTGCCTACAACCCCAATCGCCCCCCACCAACACTTGGCTTAAGACAGGGAGCTGTATTTGTCGCAAAGCCTCTGCATGATCCAAGTGGCGAGTTCGCCATTGTCCTGTATGATCCAACAGTTGACGACAGGCCAAAGGATGCGCCTAAGCCAGAGGaaaaggtcgaggaggaaaagatcgTCGAGCCCTTAGAGCACAAGAGTCTCGCCGAGATCTTGGGGATCAAGAAGAAAATTGTTGGAGAGCACCCAAGGGTACCGGTGGTCATCGATCCAAAGCTTGCCAAGATTCTCCGCCCACATCAGATTGAAGGTGTCAAGTTTATGTACAAGTGTGTGACGGGCATGGTGGATGAAAAGGCACATGGGTGCATCATGGCCGATGAAATGGGTCTTGGCAAAACGCTACAATGCATCACACTGCTGTGGACACTGCTCAAGCAGTCTCCTGATGCTGGCAAGACAACAATCCAGAAAGCTATTGTTGCCTGCCCAGCAAGTCTGGTGCGCAACTGGGCCAACGAGTTGGTCAAGTGGCTGGGTCCGGATGCTACGACGCCTTTCGCTATTGACGGCAAGGCTTCAAAAGAGGAACTGACCCGACAGCTTCGCCAGTGGGCCATTGCAACCGGACGAGCCGTCACGagacccatcatcatcgtctcaTATGAGACCCTCCGTCTGAACTGCGAAGAGCTCAGAAACACAGAGATCGGACTGATTCTCTGCGACGAAGGTCACCGTCTGAagaacaacgacaacaagtTATTCACTGCCCTGAACGGCCTCAATGTCAAGCGTCGCGTCATTCTCTCTGGTACACCCATTCAAAACGATTTGTCCGAGTACTTTTCACTCATCAGCTTCGCCAACCCGGATCTATTGGGTACACACCTCGAGTTTCGCAAACGCTTCGAGATTCCCATTCTCCGTGGCCGTGATTCCATGGCCTCTGAGGCTGAGAGGAAACGTGGTGATGAATGTCTTGCCGAGCTGGCCACCATCGTCAACAAGTTCGTCATTCGCCGTACCAACGATCTGCTGTCCAAGTACTTGCCCATCAAGTACGAGCACGTCGTCTTCTGCAACCTGGCCCCCTTCCAGCTCGACCTATACAACTACTTCCTCACCTCGCCAGACATCCAAGCCCTTCTCCGTGGCAAAGGCTCCCAGCCACTCAAGGCCATTGGTATTCTCAAAAACCTATGCAATCACCCAGATCTTCTCAAGCTCCCCGATGATCTGCCCGGCTCTGAACAACATTACCCCGATGACTATGTCCCCAGGGACTCTCGTGGCCGCGATCGCGACATCAAGCCATGGTACTCGGGCAAGATGCAAGTCCTCGACCGTATGCTGGCCCGCATCCGCGCCGACACAAACGACAAGATTGTCCTCATCAGCAATTACACCCAAACCCTCGACCTCTTCGAGAAACTCTGTCGCAGCCGCGCCTACCCCTGCCTCCGTCTCGACGGTAAAATGCTGGTTAACAAGCGCCAGAAGCTCGTCGACAAGTTCAACGACCCCAACGGCGACGAAttcgtcttcctcctttCCAGCAAGGCAGGTGGTTGCGGTCTCAACCTCATCGGCGCGAATcgcctcgtcctcttcgACCCCGATTGGAACCCTGCCGCTGACCAGCAAGCTCTCGCTCGTGTCTGGCGTGATGGCCAGAAGAAGGATTGTTTCGTCTACCGGTTCATTGCCACGGGAACAATTGAGGAAAAGATCTTTCAGCGTCAGTCGCACAAGCAGAGTTTGAGTTCGTGTGTGGTGGATTCggcggaggatgtggagaggCATTTTAGCTTGGACAGCTTGAGGGAGCTGTTCCAGTATCGGCCTGATACGAAGAGCGATACGCATGATACGTTCAAGTGCAAGAGGTGCAAGCCAGATGGGAAGCAGTTTATCAAGGCGCCGGCCATGTTGTATGGTGATACGAGTACGTGGAATCATTTTGTGAatgaggggttgaaggggataCAAGATTTGTTGCTGAGgcaggagatgggggagagggaggtgagtgCGGTGTTTCAGTACATTTCTCATTAA
- the KRE5 gene encoding killer toxin resistant protein (BUSCO:EOG0926049A; CAZy:GT24; EggNog:ENOG503NVVK; COG:G), with product MLRLSQLPLGLAAILATCLSPAHVGASPSVNVALKAAFPAPPYLVELLETAASDNATAYFALLDRVAKGDFVEAKTDKTLYEKFVEVLQDDGHMDAEALSTFQLALSMRTAAPRIEAHYQYYSTAVEPSLAEDQVGCVQWYLLDGKQYCTPSLEKAHADVKQSSQERTLPFDHKFGAGAKDIILYADITSPSFGKFHETAKEIAQKGEGSYRIRYKRSAAHPEETLSVNGYGVALTLKRTDYIVIDDRDTGAAKAQDEAQKPIGASDVVLDDEEEITDIKPLEKSELTPLAMKAASFIMKSDSPFETLLKLTQDFPKYSTSLGAHNVSEEFEEEHRLNRQVLAPEGVNVLWMNGVQLIDRQIQPFGLVDLLTRERKLIHGVLDLGLTGEQAVSLLGHSEIAQAKSADDEPRRFDWRDKIEDGEVIVWLNNIEKDKRYQEFSPSIWTILQSFGGLPQVRKNMFNLVAPVDLTKPEDVIIIVEQLLVFMKRLIPVRFGFVPLTPTGEAIDQAKVVYYLLDTYGLSATVAYLENSLESKKTSKADEGVFKQAIKDRKPKEDATVLAFKDIFTSEHHEKQIHLAKHWVERLRADTEVPPVFFNGFPIPREENWLRAMNQKLGAELQEIQQGVYFGQIGDETNIEAQFAEKAIARRNTFIYPEDARDITILNVNKVYTENAYLFEKVPVVEADKDSTKEDWAALTVITDLSTPDGQKLAYFALKFRKDSPGVRMDIVHNPKGTSQSASALTLHIKKQEDSLATVNTLLDLETVLDNVSAEADREFDAALASFLSSVNLKAGNSALILNGRLVGPIPSAEDFKPEDLETFLETERAQRIVPVHRAIEDLGLGDKISGPLDAAKLTSVTALSGISDLPQGIFDSAPSVRISQFSEFKKEHTSFEVGDASKATIFFTAIINPASEGGQKWAAILKVLSELEGVHLRVFLNPTENVQELPIKRFYRYVLNSAPTFDQDGKVASLSANFAGVPRDTLFVAGMDVPPAWLVTSKVSVDDLDNLRIKDIKAKRGTEHVEAIYELENILIEGHSREMPSGAPPKGAQLVLGTESNPHIADTIIMANLGFFQFKANPGVYNLKLKEGRSSDIFTMVSVGAQGWAPAPGDENAEVTLMDFQGTTLYPRLTRNPGMEGEDVLEPTDPEPAPSGSAMDYLNKGLKFAEGILGKSKPAIKSLSETEHAEINIFSVASGHLYERMLNIMMVSVMRHTNHTVKFWFIEQFLSPSFKDFIPVLAEQYGFKYEMVTYKWPHWLRQQKEKQREIWGYKILFLDVLFPLSLDKVIFVDADQIVRTDLYDLVQLDLEGKPYGFTPMCDSRTEMEGFRFWKTGYWANYLRGLPYHISALYVVDLKKFREIAAGDRLRQQYHSLSADPNSLANLDQDLPNHMQFQIPIFSLPQEWLWCETWCSDETLGEARTIDLCNNPQTKEPKLERARRQVPEWTEYDEDIAELARRNREGKEKKVEGANTKSRRFEEETKGHVVDEL from the exons ATGCTTCGACTTTCACAACTACCATTAGGTCTTGCTGCCATCCTCGCAACATGCTTGTCCCCAGCCCATGTCGGGGCATCCCCGTCGGTGAATGTTGCGCTGAAGGCGGCCTTCCCTGCCCCTCCGTATCTGGTTGAACTGCT AGAAACGGCAGCTTCCGACAATGCGACAGCTTACTTTGCCCTCCTCGATCGTGTCGCAAAGGGCGACTTTGTGGAGGCCAAGACGGACAAGACGCTGTACGAGAAGTTCGTGGAAGTACTCCAGGATGATGGACACATGGATGCGGAAGCTCTCTCGACCTTCCAGCTGGCCTTGTCCATGAGAACTGCCGCCCCTCGAATTGAGGCGCATTACCAATACTATTCGACAGCCGTGGAACCATCGCTGGCCGAAGATCAGGTTGGCTGCGTTCAGTGGTATCTTCTTGATGGGAAGCAATACTGCACTCCTTCTTTGGAAAAGGCGCACGCCGATGTGAAGCAGAGCAGTCAGGAAAGGACGTTGCCATTTGATCACAAATTCGGCGCCGGTGCCAAGGATATTATTCTGTATGCCGATATCACTTCACCAAGTTTTGGCAAATTCCACGAGACAGCCAAAGAGATCGCGCAAAAGGGAGAGGGTTCTTACCGCATCAGGTACAAGAGAAGCGCTGCGCACCCAGAGGAGACTCTCTCCGTTAACGGCTACGGAGttgccctcaccctcaagaGAACTGATTACATTGTCATCGACGACAGAGACACAGGCGCCGCGAAGGCCCAAGACGAGGCGCAAAAACCCATTGGAGCTTCCGATGTGGTCCtggatgacgaggaagagatTACTGATATCAAGCCATTGGAGAAGTCTGAGCTTACTCCTCTCGCCATGAAGGCTGCTTCTTTTATCATGAAAAGTGACTCGCCTTTCGAAACGCTCCTCAAGCTCACCCAAGATTTCCCCAAATACTCGACCTCGCTTGGCGCACATAACGTTTccgaggagtttgaggaggagcatcGTCTCAACCGCCAGGTCTTGGCCCCTGAGGGTGTCAACGTCTTGTGGATGAACGGTGTTCAACTGATTGACCGTCAGATTCAACCATTTGGACTGGTCGATCTTCTGACCCGTGAGCGCAAGCTAATTCACGGCGTTTTGGATCTTGGCTTGACCGGAGAACAAGCCGTGTCTCTGCTTGGTCATAGCGAAATTGCCCAGGCCAAATCGGCAGATGATGAACCTCGCAGGTTCGACTGGCGGGACAAGatcgaggatggtgaggttATCGTCTGGCTTAACAACATCGAAAAGGACAAAAGATACCAGGAGTTCTCGCCAAGCATTTGGACCATTCTTCAGAGCTTCGGTGGACTGCCTCAAGTGCGAAAGAACATGTTCAACTTAGTTGCCCCGGTCGACTTGACAAAGCCTGAGGACGTCATCATCATTGTTGAGCAGCTCCTCGTGTTCATGAAGCGACTGATTCCCGTCCGGTTTGGTTTTGTCCCTCTCACCCCCACCGGAGAAGCCATTGACCAAGCCAAGGTGGTCTACTACCTGCTTGATACCTATGGTCTCTCTGCTACCGTTGCCTACCTGGAGAACTCTCTCGAGTCAAAGAAGACGTCCAAGGCCGATGAGGGAGTCTTTAAGCAGGCTATCAAGGACCGCAAGCCGAAGGAAGACGCTACAGTCTTGGCTTTCAAGGACATCTTCACCTCGGAGCACCATGAAAAGCAAATCCATCTTGCTAAGCATTGGGTTGAAAGACTCCGCGCCGACACTGAAGTCCCTCCTGTTTTCTTCAACGGCTTCCCCATTCCGAGAGAAGAGAACTGGCTTAGAGCCATGAACCAAAAGCTGGGCGCCGAGCTGCAGGAGATTCAGCAGGGGGTGTACTTTGGTCAGATTGGAGATGAGACAAACATCGAGGCCCAGTTCGCTGAAAAGGCCATCGCTCGCCGCAACACTTTTATTTACCCTGAGGATGCCCGTGATATCACCATTCTCAACGTCAACAAGGTCTACACCGAGAATGCCTACCTCTTTGAAAAGGTGCCTGTTGTTGAGGCAGACAAGGACTCAACCAAGGAAGACTGGGCTGCGCTGACGGTCATCACTGACTTGAGTACCCCCGATGGTCAAAAGCTGGCGTACTTTGCCCTAAAATTCCGCAAGGATAGCCCGGGCGTCAGGATGGATATCGTCCATAACCCCAAGGGTACCAGCCAGTCGGCATCTGCCCTCACTCTTCATatcaagaagcaggaggaCAGTCTAGCGACCGTCAACACCCTGTTGGATCTTGAAACCGTCCTTGATAATGTGTCAGCTGAGGCTGATCGTGAATTTGATGCTGCTCTGGCCAGCTTCTTGTCTAGCGTCAACCTCAAGGCAGGCAACAGCGCTCTTATCCTCAACGGCCGCCTTGTAGGCCCTATCCCCTCTGCCGAGGACTTCAAGCCTGAAGACTTGGAGACCTTCCTTGAGACGGAGCGTGCCCAGCGCATCGTTCCTGTTCACAGGGCGATCGAGGATCTTGGCCTCGGTGATAAGATTTCTGGTCCTTTGGATGCCGCCAAGTTGACCTCAGTCACTGCTCTCTCGGGTATTTCTGATCTCCCACAGGGCATCTTTGACTCTGCGCCATCTGTGAGAATCAGTCAGTTCAGCGAATTCAAGAAGGAACACACGTCATTCGAGGTTGGTGACGCTTCCAAGGCCACCATTTTCTTCactgccatcatcaatcCCGCTAGCGAGGGTGGACAAAAGTGGGCTGCTATCCTCAAGGTTCTTTCCGAGTTGGAGGGCGTGCATCTTCGGGTGTTCCTCAACCCCACAGAGAATGTTCAAGAGCTGCCCATCAAGAGATTCTACCGCTATGTTCTCAACTCTGCTCCCACCTTCGACCAGGATGGAAAGGTTGCGTCCCTGTCAGCCAACTTTGCTGGTGTTCCTCGGGATACCTTGTTTGTTGCCGGCATGGATGTTCCTCCTGCTTGGCTCGTTACCTCCAAGGTCTCGGTCGACGACTTGGACAACCTTCGTATTAAGGATATCAAAGCCAAGCGTGGCACCGAGCATGTCGAAGCTATCTACGAACTCGAAAACATTCTCATCGAAGGCCACTCCCGCGAGATGCCCAGCGGCGCACCCCCCAAGGGCGCCCAACTCGTCCTCGGAACCGAAAGCAACCCCCACATCGccgacaccatcatcatggctAACCTCGGCTTCTTCCAGTTCAAAGCCAACCCCGGCGTGTACAacctcaagctcaaggaaGGCCGCTCCTCGGACATCTTCACCATGGTCAGCGTAGGAGCCCAAGGCTGGGCCCCTGCTCCCGGTGACGAAAACGCCGAGGTCACCCTCATGGACTTCCAAGGCACAACCCTCTACCCCCGTCTAACCCGCAACCCAGGCATGGAAGGCGAGGACGTCCTCGAGCCCACCGACCCCGAACCCGCCCCCTCAGGATCAGCAATGGACTACCTCAACAAAGGCCTCAAGTTCGCCGAAGGCATCCTGGGCAAGTCAAAGCCTGCAATCAAGTCCCTCAGCGAGACCGAGCACGCGGAGATCAACATTTTTTCGGTTGCCTCGGGCCACTTGTATGAGCGTATGCTCAACATCATGATGGTCAGCGTGATGCGGCACACGAACCACACTGTCAAGTTTTGGTTCATTGAGCAATTCCTCTCGCCTTCCTTTAAGGACTTTATTCCCGTGCTTGCGGAACAGTACGGGTTTAAGTACGAGATGGTGACGTACAAATGGCCTCACTGGCTGCGTCAGCAAAAGGAGAAGCAGCGCGAGATTTGGGGGTATAAAATCTTGTTTCTTGACGTTTTGTTTCCGTTGTCGTTGGATAAAGTCATTTTTGTCGACGCGGATCAGATCGTCCGCACCGATCTGTACGACCTTGTCCAACTCGACCTCGAGGGTAAGCCCTACGGCTTCACGCCCATGTGCGACTCCCGCAccgagatggaggggttCCGTTTCTGGAAGACGGGGTATTGGGCCAATTATCTGAGGGGACTGCCGTATCATATCTCGGCTCTTTACGTCGTGGATCTCAAGAAGTTTAGGGAGATTGCTGCGGGGGATAGGCTGAGGCAGCAGTACCACTCTTTGAGCGCTGACCCCAACTCGCTGGCGAATCTCGATCAGGATCTGCCTAATCACATGCAGTTCCAGATTCCGATTTTTAGCCTGCCGCAGGAGTGGCTTTGGTGCGAGACTTGGTGCAGCGATGAGACGCTGGGCGAGGCGAGGACGATTGATTTGTGTAATAACCCGCAGACGAAGGAGCCGAAGCTGGAGAGGGCTAGGAGGCAGGTGCCCGAGTGGACAGAGTATGATGAAGACATTGCTgagttggcgaggaggaacagggaggggaaggagaagaaggtggagggggcgAATACTAAGAGTAGgaggtttgaggaggagacaaAGGGGCatgtggttgatgagttGTAG